Within the bacterium genome, the region GATTCCTGGATTTTCATAACTACTCCTTTTTGTTTTGTTGTGAATTTATTTAACTAATAATCGGTCGACAGAATAACGTCCGGCTCCTTTGATGATTAAAACCAATGCGAGCGTCATTCCAAGAATATGATATTCAAACCCTTCAACGCCGGCGGACATACCGCCAAACCAATTCATAAAAAATCCGTTTTCCCAATGTGTTTTTGCGGCTACTAACAGCAACATAAAAATTCCGAAGCCGGCTGCCCGCGTCAGTACACCGGCAGCCATCGCCAAGGGTGCGACGATCTCCGTGACAATGGCCAAAGCCGCGAAAAATCCCGGAATGCCTACTGTGCCGGTCATCCAGCCATAGGTTCCGGCAAAACCATATCCTCCGAACCACCCCAAAGCGTGTTGCGCGCCGTGCGGAAACATAACGATCCCTAAAATTAACCGGACTAACAGCGACGACCAGTCGCGATCGGTTTGAAACAGTGACTTAATCATGTGAACTCCTTATTATTAAGTTAAATGTGTTATAACACATATCTGTTTAAAATTTTTTTACAACTTATTCGTTATAAATTTTTTCACAAATTTCGGATAACCGGACTAACTCTTCATCATTCAGTCTTTGAATAAGATAATTGTCCAGTTCAGCAATCGATCCGGCCATCATATCAAGGAGTTTCATACCCTTTTTAGTGATACGGGCTACGGACAAGCGGGCGTCTTCGGATGAAGAAGTCCGCTCGGCCAATCCTTGTTTCTCCAGCCTGTCCAGCAGCCGCGTCACGTCCGGTGCGCGTTCGATCATACGATCGATGATTTCGCTCCTCGGATGGCCTTCGGGATAAACGCCGCGCAAAATCCGAAGAACGTTGTATTGTCCGCGCGTAATATCGAACTCAGCGCATATGGCATCAAATTTTTGCGTCATAAACCCGGATGCGACCAACAAATTAATCGCAGCTTTTTCTCCTAAATTACTGAATCGCGCTTGTTTGATCCGATTTTCAAGGCTCATATTAAAATCTCCAATTACGTGTTACAACACAAATATACTAATTTAATTCCGAGTTGCAACACATTTTTTAATATATTTTTGAATTTCAAAGCTATCCGGCAACTAACTTCAAAAAAATCAAAAATTACCCTTGACGCAGGCGGGGTTGGCTTCGTAGTTTATACACGATCAATCTCGTCACATTCAACACATAAATGAAGGAATCAAGTCCTATGGCACGCAAGGTTAAATCCAAAGCTAAAGCGAAAGGCAAAAGCAAAGCCAAGTCCAAGCCCAAAGGTAAAGCGAAACCCAAAGCGAAAGCCAAAATTTCATACATGGGCAATGGATACCATAATGTTACGACGTATCTAACCGTTCACGACGGAGCGGGCGCCGTTGAATTTTATAAACAAGTTTTCGGCGCTAAGGAGCGCCCGGGCCGTATGTCCGATCCCAATGGTAAGATCATGCATACTGAAATACAGATTGGCGATTCACGGATCATGCTGGCCGACGAATTTCCGGAATGGGGTAATATCAGCGCCAAAACCTTGGGTAAAACGCCGGTGGGCATGAATGTTTACGTTAAAAATTGCGATGCCGTCGTTGAAAAAGCGGTATCCTTAGGTGCGAAACTGCTCATGCCGGTGGCCGATCAGTTTTACGGCGACCGCTCAGGCCGCATCGAAGATCCGTTCGGACACAATTGGATTATCTCAACGCATTTC harbors:
- a CDS encoding MarR family transcriptional regulator: MSLENRIKQARFSNLGEKAAINLLVASGFMTQKFDAICAEFDITRGQYNVLRILRGVYPEGHPRSEIIDRMIERAPDVTRLLDRLEKQGLAERTSSSEDARLSVARITKKGMKLLDMMAGSIAELDNYLIQRLNDEELVRLSEICEKIYNE
- a CDS encoding VOC family protein, encoding MGNGYHNVTTYLTVHDGAGAVEFYKQVFGAKERPGRMSDPNGKIMHTEIQIGDSRIMLADEFPEWGNISAKTLGKTPVGMNVYVKNCDAVVEKAVSLGAKLLMPVADQFYGDRSGRIEDPFGHNWIISTHFENVSLKEMHKRMAAMYSQKQ
- a CDS encoding DoxX family protein, translating into MIKSLFQTDRDWSSLLVRLILGIVMFPHGAQHALGWFGGYGFAGTYGWMTGTVGIPGFFAALAIVTEIVAPLAMAAGVLTRAAGFGIFMLLLVAAKTHWENGFFMNWFGGMSAGVEGFEYHILGMTLALVLIIKGAGRYSVDRLLVK